The Deltaproteobacteria bacterium genome window below encodes:
- a CDS encoding GspH/FimT family pseudopilin encodes MTSATAGRPPKGGRRRNTGTTGFTLVELAIVLFMLTLVFGIVVPYVGERTEINLLSQSRSLSGAMRFASGEAVFRRRPTRLYVDFAQGRYWVAIWGEDGFAPMTTPLGKARPLLDSVYFQSLWVEGSNYNKGTAFFQFDPDGGIEEAVLTIANDTGDEIAIVPDPNTGSAEVYRGGADPRVLFPAHAQVRAAAPRRSR; translated from the coding sequence ATGACATCCGCTACTGCCGGCCGTCCGCCCAAGGGCGGACGGCGCAGGAATACCGGCACCACCGGCTTTACACTGGTCGAACTGGCGATCGTCCTGTTCATGCTGACGCTCGTGTTCGGCATCGTCGTGCCGTATGTGGGCGAGCGCACCGAAATAAACCTGCTCTCGCAGTCCCGGTCCCTCAGCGGCGCCATGCGGTTCGCCAGCGGCGAGGCAGTGTTCCGCCGGCGCCCGACGAGACTCTACGTGGATTTCGCGCAGGGCCGCTACTGGGTCGCCATCTGGGGAGAGGACGGCTTTGCCCCCATGACCACGCCGCTGGGCAAGGCCCGGCCGCTGCTGGACAGCGTGTATTTCCAGTCCCTGTGGGTTGAGGGCTCCAACTACAACAAGGGCACGGCCTTCTTCCAGTTTGACCCGGATGGCGGCATCGAAGAGGCAGTTCTCACCATCGCCAACGACACCGGCGATGAGATCGCCATCGTGCCCGATCCCAACACCGGTTCGGCCGAAGTGTACCGCGGGGGCGCCGACCCCAGGGTTCTGTTTCCCGCGCACGCCCAGGTACGGGCCGCGGCACCCCGGAGATCCCGATGA
- a CDS encoding FxLYD domain-containing protein, which translates to MRNVKKIHSAWLAAACLLLVACVGSEAGPQLAGPIMEARVSSGPTVLSGTVVNDGPVPATVVTVTFVMRNRNGAQQSVTAMVKDGETLSPGETAEFSVLFDGDADHIDYSIGYNDQPGSLYILR; encoded by the coding sequence ATGCGAAACGTAAAAAAGATTCATAGTGCATGGCTTGCCGCCGCCTGTCTGCTGCTGGTGGCCTGCGTTGGCAGCGAGGCTGGGCCCCAGCTTGCGGGACCGATCATGGAAGCCCGCGTGAGCAGCGGCCCGACGGTGCTGTCCGGAACGGTCGTCAACGACGGCCCGGTTCCGGCAACGGTCGTGACGGTCACCTTCGTCATGCGCAACCGGAATGGAGCGCAGCAGTCGGTGACGGCGATGGTCAAGGATGGCGAAACGCTTTCTCCTGGCGAGACGGCGGAATTCAGCGTCCTGTTCGATGGCGATGCCGACCATATCGACTACTCCATCGGCTACAACGATCAGCCCGGCAGCCTGTACATCCTGAGGTGA
- a CDS encoding prepilin-type N-terminal cleavage/methylation domain-containing protein, with protein MIQAARRHPTGAFTLLEVMVAIAILALMTSATYAALVPALEGKARAEQIQLAYNRINRFVNRLDRELRGAYFGINPASTRRNCMDRADTCPYVFIGKNSGELDEVRFVTTALSVSVHRPSSDEALIAYFTGRPADTTITGPALFRQQALVHDRNSYTKYAVQEREVLPNITRFDLRYLNRGTEDEWIDDWDSTDEMSEDKFGHLPRAVEILIEYDDPDAGNQSLYTVTYIPASKPCKNPGGGQRPSNEAPGKRVGNSCP; from the coding sequence GTGATCCAGGCAGCCAGACGGCACCCCACCGGCGCATTCACCCTGCTGGAGGTCATGGTGGCGATCGCCATCCTGGCGCTCATGACGAGTGCCACCTATGCCGCTCTCGTCCCGGCCCTTGAGGGCAAGGCACGCGCCGAACAGATCCAGCTCGCCTACAACCGGATCAACCGTTTCGTGAACCGGCTGGACCGGGAGCTCAGGGGGGCCTATTTCGGCATCAATCCGGCATCGACCCGCCGCAACTGCATGGACCGGGCGGACACCTGCCCCTATGTCTTCATCGGGAAGAACTCCGGCGAGCTGGATGAGGTCCGGTTCGTGACCACCGCCCTCAGCGTGTCCGTCCACCGGCCATCCAGCGACGAGGCGCTCATTGCCTATTTTACGGGCCGCCCGGCGGATACCACCATCACGGGCCCGGCCCTGTTCCGCCAGCAGGCGCTTGTCCATGACCGGAACAGCTACACCAAATACGCCGTCCAGGAACGCGAAGTCCTGCCCAACATCACCCGGTTCGACCTTCGCTACCTGAACCGCGGAACAGAGGACGAGTGGATCGATGACTGGGACTCGACCGACGAAATGAGCGAGGACAAGTTCGGGCATCTGCCGCGCGCCGTGGAAATCCTGATCGAGTACGACGATCCGGATGCCGGCAACCAGAGCCTCTACACGGTCACCTACATACCTGCCTCCAAGCCCTGCAAGAACCCGGGAGGGGGGCAGCGGCCCTCCAATGAAGCGCCCGGCAAGCGCGTGGGGAACTCCTGCCCATGA
- the gspG gene encoding type II secretion system major pseudopilin GspG: MKRTLPNRRLRRRRQAGFTLIEIIVVVIIVGLLASLVGVAVFGRLADARRDAARTQIKSLQAALDLYRLDCFVYPDSNTGLRALTGDAPGNCKNYKKGGYLAARSIPKDPWQNDYVYQSPGPGGEPYVIISYGSDGQAGGEGEAADISSADGDRN, translated from the coding sequence ATGAAACGCACCCTCCCCAACCGCCGCCTCCGGCGCCGCCGCCAGGCCGGTTTTACCCTGATCGAAATCATCGTCGTGGTGATCATCGTGGGGCTTCTGGCGAGCCTCGTCGGTGTCGCCGTGTTCGGCCGGCTGGCCGACGCCCGCCGGGATGCAGCCCGTACGCAGATCAAGTCGCTTCAGGCGGCCCTGGATCTCTACCGGCTCGACTGCTTCGTCTACCCGGATTCCAACACCGGACTGCGGGCACTGACCGGCGACGCGCCCGGAAACTGCAAGAACTACAAGAAGGGCGGGTATCTCGCCGCACGCTCCATTCCCAAGGATCCCTGGCAGAACGATTACGTCTACCAGTCCCCCGGTCCGGGCGGCGAGCCCTATGTCATCATCTCCTACGGCAGCGATGGCCAGGCCGGAGGCGAAGGCGAAGCGGCCGACATTTCCAGCGCCGACGGCGACCGGAACTAG
- the gspF gene encoding type II secretion system inner membrane protein GspF, whose protein sequence is MAVYEYVALDKKGRSAKGVIEADSQKQAKQKLKLQGVFVTRISESRKGRVSAKAKKDRESKAIAAGGEGATALEKLQELSQQNLLQRFTERIGLQDVVIFSRQLATLLSAHLPLVQSLTALSEQTENMALRRVITEVKDQVNEGSQLANAMRKHPKVFPALYTNMIQSGESSGSLDVVCRRLADFLESQLALNRKVSGAMIYPLILMLLAIGVVVFMLTTVMPKILTIFESQRTQLPLPTRILQGLANGLLDWWWLLLAIVTGAFVMFRRWSATPKGRETIDAFLLRVPVFGTLIRKVAIARFTRTLSTLLTSGIPILQALDITKNVLNNVVLEDAIAKARESISEGSSIAGPLKASGVFPPIVTHMVLVGEQSGELEQMLLKVADTYDDEVSQTISVLTTLLEPVIIVIMAGVVLLIVIAVLLPIIEMTSAIKN, encoded by the coding sequence ATGGCTGTCTACGAATATGTCGCGCTGGACAAGAAAGGCCGTAGCGCCAAGGGCGTGATCGAGGCCGACAGCCAGAAACAGGCCAAACAGAAACTGAAGCTACAGGGGGTCTTTGTCACCCGGATCAGCGAGTCCCGTAAGGGCCGCGTCTCGGCAAAGGCGAAGAAGGACCGGGAAAGCAAGGCGATTGCCGCCGGCGGTGAAGGCGCCACGGCGCTGGAAAAGCTCCAGGAGCTTTCCCAGCAGAACCTTCTCCAACGGTTCACCGAGCGCATCGGCCTTCAGGACGTTGTCATCTTCTCCCGCCAGCTCGCCACGCTGCTTTCGGCCCACCTGCCGCTTGTGCAGTCACTGACAGCACTTTCCGAACAGACCGAGAACATGGCCCTCCGCCGGGTCATCACCGAGGTCAAGGACCAGGTAAACGAGGGTTCCCAGCTCGCCAATGCGATGCGCAAGCACCCCAAGGTGTTTCCGGCCCTCTACACGAACATGATCCAGTCCGGGGAAAGCTCGGGAAGCCTGGATGTGGTCTGCCGGCGGCTCGCAGATTTTCTGGAAAGCCAGCTCGCCCTGAACCGCAAGGTGTCGGGCGCCATGATCTACCCGCTCATCCTCATGCTGCTGGCGATCGGCGTCGTTGTCTTCATGCTGACGACGGTGATGCCGAAAATCCTCACGATTTTTGAATCCCAGCGGACGCAACTCCCGTTGCCCACCCGGATCCTTCAGGGGCTGGCCAACGGGCTCCTCGACTGGTGGTGGCTGCTGCTCGCGATTGTCACCGGAGCATTCGTGATGTTCCGGCGCTGGAGCGCCACGCCAAAGGGCCGGGAAACCATCGACGCCTTCCTGCTCCGCGTTCCGGTATTCGGGACGCTGATCCGGAAGGTCGCCATCGCCCGGTTCACCCGGACACTTTCCACCCTGCTGACCAGCGGCATACCGATCCTGCAGGCCCTGGACATCACCAAGAACGTGCTGAACAACGTCGTGCTTGAGGATGCCATCGCCAAGGCGCGGGAAAGCATCTCCGAAGGATCGAGCATCGCCGGCCCGCTCAAGGCGAGCGGCGTCTTCCCGCCGATCGTCACCCATATGGTCCTCGTAGGCGAGCAGTCGGGCGAACTGGAACAGATGCTTCTCAAGGTGGCTGACACCTACGACGACGAGGTATCGCAAACAATCTCGGTCCTGACTACCCTGCTGGAGCCCGTAATTATCGTGATCATGGCAGGTGTTGTGCTGCTGATCGTGATAGCCGTGCTGCTGCCGATCATCGAGATGACCAGCGCCATCAAGAACTGA
- a CDS encoding type II secretion system protein, whose product MTARRRGLPSEQGFTLIEVVVSMTIMMMALVSLLGVVQMGVRAAMQRRNMELSQMLINRVIAQVDARYEKPLDNEFERGNFGNEFPDFQWEYRMTANQNLENFKALLPEIPITIFAVEAKVIWFEDGEQRDYTVKTVKGWVEASKQ is encoded by the coding sequence ATGACTGCCCGGCGGCGCGGCCTGCCCTCAGAGCAGGGTTTCACACTCATCGAGGTCGTCGTCTCCATGACGATCATGATGATGGCCCTCGTTTCGCTGCTCGGTGTCGTCCAGATGGGCGTGCGCGCCGCCATGCAGCGCCGGAACATGGAACTGTCCCAGATGCTCATCAACCGGGTCATCGCCCAGGTGGATGCCCGGTACGAAAAGCCGCTGGACAACGAGTTCGAGCGGGGCAATTTCGGCAACGAGTTCCCCGATTTCCAGTGGGAATACCGCATGACGGCCAATCAGAACCTGGAAAACTTCAAGGCCCTGCTTCCCGAGATTCCCATCACCATCTTCGCCGTCGAGGCGAAGGTCATCTGGTTCGAGGATGGCGAGCAGCGGGACTACACGGTGAAGACGGTCAAGGGCTGGGTGGAGGCCTCCAAGCAGTGA
- the gspE gene encoding type II secretion system ATPase GspE: protein MSAIADRLIPILARTASLPEAEIRSAVRVDPAWRPDLVPEYEENDKNFHFGALLISKKQLSEDVFYQALAGYFDYEFTPKIVEADVDLELVKRVPIQYAREHAVLPIRRDGDSLKVATAMPQDQSVMEDLEKIFGALVEPVVTTPSAVEHMINRVYDRATATAGAALDNLNEDETDLDEFAGGLEEPKDLLEGGDDEAPVIRLINTLLYQAVKERASDIHVEPQERDIIVRYRIDGVLHEVLHIPKRFQSSVLTRIKIMAGLNIAEKRLTQDGRIKIKLAGRDIDIRVATAPTVYGEDVVMRLLDKTNVVFGLDQIGITGRTREQLEKIINQDHGILLVTGPTGSGKSTTLYASLMKINNQELKIVTIEDPVEYQITGISQTQVNPKIDLTFASGLRSMLRRDPDVIMVGEIRDRETAEIAIHASLTGHLVFSTLHTNDSASSIARLVDMGIEPFLVASSVLGIMAQRLARRLCPDCKEAYSPPDAELAELGIKRSQLVDGKLYRAKGCDKCQHTGYRGRTGIYELLVISDTIREHVMKGSHAALIKKTAQAEGLTTLREDGIRKIIDGVTTTAEIMRVTQEELA from the coding sequence ATGAGCGCCATTGCCGACCGGTTGATCCCCATCCTCGCCAGGACGGCTTCGCTGCCCGAGGCCGAGATCCGGAGTGCGGTGCGGGTTGATCCGGCCTGGCGGCCGGATTTGGTCCCCGAATACGAGGAAAACGACAAGAACTTCCACTTTGGCGCCCTGCTTATCAGCAAGAAGCAGCTGTCCGAGGACGTCTTTTACCAGGCCCTTGCCGGTTACTTCGATTACGAGTTCACGCCGAAGATCGTGGAAGCGGACGTGGACCTCGAGCTGGTGAAGCGCGTTCCGATCCAGTACGCGCGCGAGCATGCCGTTCTCCCGATACGCCGCGACGGCGACTCCCTGAAAGTCGCGACCGCCATGCCCCAGGACCAGTCGGTCATGGAGGATCTGGAAAAGATTTTTGGTGCGCTGGTGGAGCCGGTCGTCACCACCCCTTCGGCCGTCGAGCACATGATCAATCGCGTCTATGACCGGGCAACCGCCACGGCCGGAGCGGCGCTCGACAACCTCAATGAGGACGAAACCGACCTCGACGAGTTCGCTGGCGGACTTGAAGAGCCAAAAGACCTGCTGGAAGGAGGCGACGACGAGGCGCCGGTCATCCGGCTCATCAACACCCTGCTCTACCAGGCCGTCAAGGAGCGGGCATCGGATATCCACGTCGAGCCGCAGGAACGCGACATCATCGTGCGCTACCGGATCGACGGCGTTCTCCACGAGGTGCTCCATATTCCCAAGCGGTTCCAGTCGTCAGTGCTGACCCGCATCAAGATCATGGCGGGGCTGAACATCGCCGAGAAACGCCTCACCCAGGACGGCCGCATCAAGATCAAGCTCGCAGGCCGGGATATCGACATCCGTGTAGCCACCGCGCCCACGGTCTACGGCGAAGACGTGGTGATGCGGCTTCTGGACAAGACCAACGTCGTGTTCGGCCTCGACCAGATCGGAATCACCGGCAGGACACGGGAACAACTGGAAAAGATCATCAACCAGGATCACGGCATCCTGCTGGTCACGGGGCCGACCGGTTCCGGCAAGTCAACGACCCTTTACGCGTCGTTGATGAAGATCAACAACCAGGAACTCAAGATCGTCACGATCGAGGACCCGGTCGAATACCAGATTACCGGCATCTCCCAGACCCAGGTGAACCCGAAAATCGACCTCACCTTCGCCTCCGGGCTCCGTTCCATGCTCCGCCGCGATCCTGACGTCATCATGGTCGGCGAAATCCGCGACCGCGAAACAGCGGAAATCGCCATCCATGCCTCGCTGACCGGCCACCTTGTCTTCTCGACCCTGCATACCAACGATTCGGCCTCGTCCATTGCACGGCTCGTGGACATGGGCATCGAGCCCTTTCTGGTCGCCTCGTCGGTACTCGGCATCATGGCGCAGCGCCTGGCCCGGCGGCTCTGCCCGGACTGCAAGGAAGCCTATTCACCACCCGACGCGGAACTGGCCGAACTGGGTATCAAGCGGAGCCAGCTGGTTGACGGGAAACTCTACCGTGCCAAGGGTTGCGACAAGTGCCAGCACACCGGCTACAGGGGCCGGACCGGTATCTATGAACTGCTGGTCATCAGCGACACCATCCGTGAGCACGTCATGAAGGGTTCCCATGCGGCACTCATCAAGAAAACGGCCCAGGCCGAAGGACTCACGACGCTTCGCGAGGACGGCATCCGCAAGATCATTGACGGCGTGACCACCACGGCGGAGATCATGCGCGTTACGCAGGAAGAACTCGCCTGA
- a CDS encoding helix-turn-helix domain-containing protein, producing the protein MKFSAYLRTLRKREGLTQEDLARALGVSNAYIHQLETGKIDAPTEERCRQLAQVLGVMGDEIWEVARRERLIRFVRREGIDPDEVTGEASDGDESEDASGLTAQERSLIELIRRMDAQTRRHFNDTVFMLLRFVEDVEIREHLRNYLGETGT; encoded by the coding sequence ATGAAATTCTCCGCATATCTCAGAACCTTGCGAAAGCGCGAGGGATTGACCCAGGAAGACCTGGCGCGGGCGCTCGGGGTCTCGAACGCGTACATACATCAGCTTGAAACCGGCAAGATTGACGCGCCGACGGAAGAGCGGTGCCGGCAGCTGGCCCAGGTGCTGGGCGTGATGGGCGACGAGATATGGGAAGTGGCCCGGCGGGAGCGGCTGATCCGGTTCGTCCGGCGCGAAGGGATAGACCCGGACGAAGTGACGGGCGAGGCGTCCGACGGTGACGAGAGCGAGGACGCTTCCGGCCTGACGGCCCAGGAGCGGTCCCTGATCGAGCTGATCCGCCGGATGGACGCGCAGACCCGGCGCCATTTCAACGACACCGTATTCATGCTGCTGCGGTTCGTCGAGGACGTGGAAATCCGCGAGCACTTGCGGAACTATCTGGGGGAAACCGGCACGTGA
- a CDS encoding cobalamin B12-binding domain-containing protein, translated as MPNQRRARILIGKPGLDGHDRGAKIIARLLRDHGFEVIYTGLHQTPEMIVSAALQEDVDAVGLSVLSGAHKHQFPLIRRLLDEKGMKDVILFGGGIIPPEDIPALREAGVRAVFLPGASTEEIIRFIETEVEPHAARRS; from the coding sequence ATGCCAAACCAGCGGCGCGCACGCATTCTGATCGGCAAGCCCGGTCTGGATGGGCATGACCGTGGCGCCAAGATCATCGCCCGGCTGCTCCGCGATCATGGTTTCGAGGTGATTTACACCGGCCTGCACCAGACGCCGGAAATGATCGTCAGCGCCGCCCTGCAGGAGGATGTGGATGCAGTGGGGCTCTCGGTCCTTTCGGGGGCGCACAAGCACCAGTTCCCGCTCATCCGGCGCCTGCTGGACGAGAAGGGGATGAAGGACGTGATCCTTTTCGGCGGCGGAATCATTCCTCCCGAGGACATTCCGGCGCTGCGCGAAGCCGGTGTCCGGGCCGTATTCCTTCCCGGGGCATCTACTGAAGAGATCATCCGCTTCATCGAGACCGAGGTGGAACCCCATGCGGCCCGCCGGAGCTAG
- the gspD gene encoding type II secretion system secretin GspD, protein MLKVRRRKLTGPIRPSIRKGVRAVAAVLLMSLVHWGQPVRPVMAAPVDEDTIDFNFSGEVELKALIKNFAKLTNRNFLLPENFKDSKVTVISPRKLTLDEGWRVFETILSQAGYTIVPGKSINRIVTKKDSISLPIPTYRTDRLTPGSTSESFVTRLFPLQHTNVEEMKNIIRPFVTKDGDLVSYAPTNLLIITETSNNINHVLRLLEELDTPSTEEVVEIIRVKNAGADELAGQLTQIFSGTGKSAGKAPAGGGAAGQTAPSAISTTDYKIIPDMRTNSLIVVASKKVIGEIKKLLARLDVPATEETASGALSIFVHKLKHADASELAGTLTGLITGNYSGTGSSLSRSAASAAAMPATTGTRGGSTRTRGGGSSLARNSQQAAQQQLSQLQRGAAGTQPGAMPGTPGAAGQNPLQFEDQIRIVADVPTNSLLITSTRRDYETIRKVIDRLDVARPQVYVEAAIFEVNATDSSIFGIGWAGGGDGPRDGTIFLQQSTAVPSGVGIINATTGGGAGTGSNPLTALSGPGLTAAAIGKLIDIKGPAPSDGSEAPTLFTIPQYSAILNAAKSDREVNVLSTPSVLTSDNEQAQIVVATNVPIPTGQTIGVGGTTTQTINREDVGITLRITPQINDASSLRLNIYVEVSNVSQGSFGVDTANLGIVTAVRSAESVVVVRDRQPVIIGGLMQTNDNVNETKMPILGDIPILGFLFRSRATVVDKTNLLIVITPRVVRDQLDTSRIIAFEADRRKQFIDNELLDTWLMDKSNEAKREAFAIPPQDYQLPDQLQPGEVLITPEGAFGSEEYNRRMPPKGEVDELVPGGRKPGESDVMGVPFDSLRRTQPETGADNLALPPAPPQEAPPPPPAEAAPTAPAPPPAE, encoded by the coding sequence ATGCTGAAAGTCCGCCGCCGCAAACTCACCGGGCCGATACGGCCTTCCATCCGGAAGGGCGTGCGCGCCGTTGCGGCAGTGCTGCTGATGAGCCTTGTGCACTGGGGGCAGCCGGTCAGGCCCGTCATGGCCGCACCGGTCGATGAGGATACGATCGATTTCAATTTCAGCGGCGAGGTCGAGCTTAAGGCCCTCATCAAGAACTTCGCCAAGCTGACGAACCGGAACTTCCTCCTGCCGGAAAACTTCAAGGACTCGAAGGTCACGGTTATCTCGCCACGCAAGCTGACGCTGGATGAAGGCTGGCGGGTCTTTGAGACAATTCTCTCGCAGGCCGGCTACACGATCGTCCCAGGCAAGTCGATCAACCGGATTGTCACGAAAAAGGACTCCATCTCCCTCCCGATTCCGACCTACCGGACGGACCGGCTCACCCCGGGCTCCACCAGCGAATCATTTGTGACCCGGCTGTTCCCCCTCCAGCACACGAATGTGGAGGAGATGAAAAACATCATCCGCCCGTTCGTGACCAAGGACGGCGATCTGGTTTCCTACGCGCCGACGAACCTGCTGATCATCACCGAGACATCCAACAACATCAACCATGTGCTCCGCCTGCTGGAAGAACTGGACACGCCATCCACCGAGGAAGTGGTCGAGATCATCCGGGTGAAAAATGCGGGCGCCGACGAACTGGCCGGCCAACTCACCCAGATCTTCAGCGGGACCGGCAAGTCCGCCGGGAAGGCGCCCGCAGGTGGCGGGGCGGCTGGCCAGACCGCGCCCAGCGCGATCTCCACGACCGATTACAAGATCATTCCCGACATGCGGACCAACTCGCTCATCGTCGTTGCCAGCAAGAAGGTGATCGGCGAGATCAAGAAGCTCCTGGCGCGGCTCGATGTCCCGGCGACCGAGGAAACGGCATCTGGCGCCCTGTCGATCTTCGTTCACAAGCTCAAGCATGCCGATGCCTCCGAGCTGGCCGGGACTCTGACAGGACTCATCACCGGGAACTATTCAGGAACGGGAAGCTCGCTCAGCCGTTCAGCGGCCTCTGCTGCCGCCATGCCTGCCACGACAGGTACCCGTGGCGGTTCCACCCGGACCCGTGGCGGCGGGAGCAGCCTGGCGCGGAACAGCCAGCAGGCGGCCCAGCAGCAGTTGAGCCAGTTGCAGCGGGGGGCCGCGGGCACGCAACCCGGAGCCATGCCGGGAACGCCGGGCGCAGCCGGACAAAATCCGTTGCAGTTCGAAGACCAGATACGCATCGTCGCGGACGTGCCAACAAACTCGCTGCTCATAACGTCCACGCGGCGCGACTATGAAACGATCCGCAAGGTCATAGACCGGCTGGATGTGGCAAGGCCCCAGGTTTATGTGGAAGCCGCCATTTTCGAAGTGAACGCCACCGATTCCAGCATCTTCGGCATCGGCTGGGCCGGCGGCGGCGATGGTCCCCGGGATGGCACGATCTTCCTGCAGCAGTCCACGGCCGTGCCGTCAGGGGTGGGCATCATCAATGCCACGACAGGCGGCGGAGCCGGCACGGGTTCCAACCCGCTGACGGCGCTGTCTGGTCCCGGACTGACGGCAGCCGCCATCGGCAAGCTGATCGATATCAAGGGCCCCGCGCCTTCCGATGGCAGCGAGGCCCCCACCCTGTTCACCATCCCGCAATACAGCGCCATCCTGAATGCCGCCAAGAGCGACCGGGAGGTGAACGTCCTGTCCACGCCGAGTGTGCTCACGTCCGACAACGAGCAGGCTCAGATCGTGGTGGCAACCAACGTTCCGATACCGACAGGGCAGACGATCGGTGTCGGGGGAACCACAACCCAGACCATCAACCGCGAGGACGTGGGCATCACGCTCCGTATCACCCCGCAGATCAACGATGCGTCGTCGCTGAGGCTGAACATCTACGTTGAAGTGTCCAACGTCTCGCAGGGCAGCTTCGGCGTCGATACGGCGAACCTCGGCATCGTGACCGCCGTCCGGTCGGCCGAGAGCGTCGTCGTCGTCCGCGACCGCCAGCCGGTCATCATAGGCGGCCTGATGCAGACCAACGATAACGTGAATGAGACCAAGATGCCGATACTGGGCGACATCCCGATCCTGGGTTTCCTTTTCCGTTCACGGGCGACCGTCGTGGACAAGACGAACCTCCTCATCGTCATCACGCCCCGCGTGGTCCGCGACCAGCTCGATACGTCACGAATCATCGCGTTCGAGGCAGATCGCCGCAAGCAGTTTATCGACAACGAGCTGCTGGACACCTGGCTGATGGACAAGAGCAACGAGGCCAAACGCGAGGCATTTGCCATCCCACCGCAGGACTACCAGCTTCCCGATCAGCTACAGCCTGGTGAAGTGCTGATTACTCCGGAAGGTGCTTTCGGTTCGGAGGAATACAACCGCCGGATGCCGCCAAAGGGCGAAGTCGATGAACTGGTGCCGGGCGGCCGGAAACCGGGCGAAAGCGACGTGATGGGGGTGCCTTTCGACAGTCTCCGGCGGACGCAGCCTGAAACAGGGGCCGACAACCTGGCCCTGCCCCCTGCACCGCCACAGGAAGCTCCGCCGCCACCGCCGGCAGAAGCCGCGCCGACGGCACCCGCGCCGCCCCCGGCCGAGTAG